In a single window of the Phycisphaerales bacterium genome:
- a CDS encoding pyridoxal phosphate-dependent aminotransferase, whose protein sequence is MTASDSGPQYVVAPEQRIPLCDYPGQMAPIPPSRMFLINKSLKTYLERNPGGQVFDASQGDGGASLPGVPVPILESAHQLQLEHGTSYDMPFGCDAFRKAVVEDYWQLDAATGLGPQNVLAGVGGRDILVKAYGAMLTLGAGRMGDVLLTTRVPWISYNWGPYGVGANVLLAPGDPLAGWAYTADSIRACVEFAAREGRQIAGILITCPDNPTGKTLSAEEQLALGKAALAAGVSFVLYDWMYHWVTDEAPMNLNRFITQFDTRERPRVMILDGITKSLGGSNVRNAHLIASEDVIKFITSRASHAVIPSFHSQAVAIAAFRQGFARAAAPIIGPTNASRQLVRKFVAARQLTAILGQGYYAFFNVAPWLRAAGLSSSEALGQVLAEEHGVAIVPGSFFSHHGDDWIRFSYATPPERTQGALDRLMDGLAALESGGARD, encoded by the coding sequence ATGACCGCCAGCGACTCCGGTCCCCAGTATGTCGTCGCGCCCGAACAGCGCATTCCACTCTGCGACTACCCCGGCCAGATGGCCCCGATTCCGCCCTCGCGGATGTTCCTGATCAACAAGTCGCTCAAGACCTATCTCGAGCGCAACCCCGGCGGGCAGGTGTTCGATGCCTCCCAGGGGGACGGCGGCGCCAGTCTTCCGGGTGTTCCCGTTCCGATCCTGGAGTCCGCCCACCAGTTACAGCTCGAACACGGCACCTCGTACGACATGCCTTTCGGCTGCGACGCCTTCCGCAAAGCCGTCGTCGAGGACTACTGGCAGCTCGACGCCGCCACCGGCCTCGGGCCGCAGAATGTGCTCGCTGGCGTAGGCGGGCGTGACATCCTCGTGAAGGCCTACGGGGCGATGCTGACGCTCGGGGCCGGCCGCATGGGCGACGTGTTGCTCACTACGCGCGTGCCGTGGATCAGCTACAACTGGGGCCCCTACGGCGTGGGGGCCAACGTGCTGCTCGCGCCCGGCGACCCACTAGCCGGCTGGGCGTACACGGCCGACAGCATCCGCGCGTGCGTCGAGTTCGCTGCGCGGGAGGGCCGCCAGATCGCCGGCATCCTCATCACCTGCCCCGACAACCCGACCGGCAAGACCCTCTCCGCGGAGGAGCAGCTCGCCCTTGGAAAGGCCGCCCTGGCCGCCGGCGTGAGCTTCGTGCTCTATGACTGGATGTACCACTGGGTCACGGACGAAGCGCCGATGAACCTCAACCGGTTTATCACGCAATTCGATACCCGTGAGCGGCCGCGCGTGATGATCCTCGACGGCATCACGAAGTCGCTCGGCGGCTCGAATGTACGCAACGCGCACCTCATCGCGTCGGAGGATGTGATCAAGTTCATCACCAGCCGGGCCTCCCACGCGGTGATCCCCAGCTTCCACAGCCAGGCCGTCGCGATCGCCGCCTTTCGACAGGGCTTTGCCCGGGCCGCGGCTCCGATCATCGGCCCCACCAATGCCAGTCGGCAACTTGTTCGCAAGTTCGTGGCCGCCCGGCAACTGACGGCGATTCTCGGCCAGGGCTACTACGCCTTCTTCAACGTCGCCCCGTGGCTGCGGGCGGCCGGACTGTCCAGCTCGGAGGCCCTCGGCCAGGTGCTCGCCGAGGAGCACGGCGTCGCGATCGTGCCGGGCTCCTTCTTCTCGCACCACGGTGACGACTGGATTCGCTTCTCGTACGCCACGCCGCCGGAGCGCACGCAGGGGGCGCTGGACCGCCTGATGGACGGACTCGCCGCACTCGAAAGCGGCGGGGCGCGCGACTGA
- a CDS encoding DUF1080 domain-containing protein — protein MRQDSARTVVGSVLVLALTVSTGAAQEGWIPLFNGRDLSGWKKLGGSAPFHVEDGAIVGTFVADPANTFLTTEQTFGDFVLEFEFRIEAGVNSGVQFRSLSTPEILDGRVHGYQYEIDPSERGFTGGIYDEARRGWVYPVTLNPPARRELKTGVWHTGRIECVGTAVRTWLNDQPVAHLIDDATARGFVALQVHGVAADAAGVGRTVRWRNLRIRTDPRQPSPPDELFIRNLRPNELSAAERTQGWELLFDGRTTAGWRGAQRAPFPRTGWVVRDGMLVVRPADGGSAAGAAEAGGDLVTERTFAAFELQFEFWLTPGANSGVKYYVVAQAADTGHGTITLGPEYQILDDERHPDAQLGVGGNRTLASLYDLVAAARTVDGQGVPRSVGAWNHGRIIANPDGRIEHWLNGYRVLVYERGSESFAALVAASKFRDIPDFGQAARGPILLQDHGDEVRFRSLKVRVLAE, from the coding sequence ATGAGGCAGGATTCAGCCCGGACGGTCGTTGGCAGCGTGCTGGTGCTGGCACTGACCGTTTCGACCGGTGCTGCCCAGGAGGGCTGGATTCCGCTGTTCAACGGGCGGGACCTCTCCGGTTGGAAGAAGCTGGGCGGGTCGGCCCCCTTTCACGTCGAGGACGGCGCCATCGTGGGAACCTTCGTCGCAGATCCCGCGAACACATTCCTCACCACGGAACAGACCTTCGGCGACTTCGTGCTCGAATTCGAGTTCCGGATCGAGGCGGGTGTGAACTCCGGCGTGCAGTTCCGCAGTCTCAGCACGCCCGAGATCCTGGACGGCCGAGTGCACGGCTACCAGTACGAAATCGATCCGTCGGAGCGCGGTTTCACGGGGGGTATCTATGACGAGGCACGGCGCGGCTGGGTGTATCCCGTGACGTTGAACCCGCCGGCCCGCAGGGAATTGAAAACGGGCGTCTGGCACACGGGCCGCATCGAGTGCGTCGGAACCGCGGTGCGCACCTGGTTGAATGATCAACCGGTTGCACACCTGATCGACGATGCTACCGCGCGCGGCTTCGTGGCCCTGCAGGTGCATGGTGTGGCGGCCGATGCAGCCGGCGTGGGGCGTACCGTGCGGTGGCGGAACCTGCGCATCCGAACCGATCCGCGACAGCCATCGCCCCCGGACGAGCTCTTCATCCGGAATCTGCGCCCGAATGAGCTCAGCGCCGCGGAACGCACACAGGGCTGGGAGCTCCTGTTTGACGGCCGCACCACCGCTGGTTGGCGCGGCGCGCAGCGGGCGCCCTTCCCGCGTACCGGCTGGGTGGTGCGCGATGGCATGCTGGTCGTGCGTCCGGCGGACGGGGGCTCTGCAGCGGGCGCCGCGGAGGCCGGCGGCGATCTCGTGACCGAGCGAACCTTTGCGGCGTTCGAGCTCCAGTTCGAGTTCTGGCTGACGCCGGGCGCGAACAGTGGCGTCAAGTACTACGTGGTCGCACAAGCCGCGGACACGGGGCACGGAACGATCACGCTGGGGCCCGAGTATCAGATCCTCGACGATGAGCGGCACCCCGATGCCCAGCTCGGCGTGGGGGGCAATCGCACGCTGGCATCGCTCTACGACCTGGTCGCAGCGGCACGGACGGTAGACGGGCAGGGTGTGCCGCGCTCCGTCGGCGCATGGAACCACGGACGCATCATCGCGAATCCGGACGGCCGGATCGAGCACTGGCTCAATGGCTATCGCGTGCTGGTGTACGAGCGTGGCTCGGAATCCTTCGCAGCGCTCGTAGCTGCCAGCAAGTTCCGGGACATACCCGATTTCGGTCAGGCCGCGCGCGGCCCCATCCTGCTGCAGGATCATGGGGACGAGGTGCGCTTCCGCAGTCTCAAGGTGCGCGTGTTGGCGGAGTGA
- a CDS encoding efflux RND transporter periplasmic adaptor subunit, producing the protein MSKSGGLARTLALGGIFTLVVIGLLLWLAGVFTPKIDRAHHTEVTGRARPAPPGLSTATVRTATVPVVETAVGTVGAVHESAVSAKILARITEINGRAGQLVAEGDVLVQLDDADLRARLQQAEAAQRSAEAAYEQARTEHDRIAALFEQARASRTEFDRAGTDLRRAAAESERAAQMKIELETMLSYATLRSPLNGVVVDRLAEVGDTAVPGQPLLRVYDPTHMQLIARVRESLTRHMRVGEDIEVAIDALDLVCSGQISEIVPAAEGASRTFAVKVTGPCPPGAYAGMFGRLIIPLGEEQTLVIPTEAVQRVGQLTLVDVVRASGAANPMALERRSVRLGRQFDDGTVEVLAGLSAGERIALGTATHAPDPVGDAETGAAS; encoded by the coding sequence GTGAGCAAATCCGGCGGCCTCGCCCGCACATTGGCACTCGGGGGCATCTTCACCCTGGTGGTCATTGGCCTGCTGCTTTGGCTGGCGGGTGTATTCACGCCGAAGATCGATCGCGCGCACCACACGGAAGTCACCGGGCGCGCGCGGCCGGCGCCCCCGGGCTTATCCACTGCGACCGTCAGGACCGCCACGGTACCGGTGGTCGAAACTGCGGTCGGGACGGTCGGTGCGGTGCATGAGTCAGCCGTATCGGCGAAAATCCTCGCACGCATCACTGAGATCAACGGCCGGGCCGGGCAACTGGTCGCGGAGGGAGACGTGCTCGTCCAGCTGGATGATGCTGATCTGCGAGCCCGGTTGCAGCAGGCCGAGGCCGCGCAGCGCTCCGCGGAGGCCGCGTATGAGCAGGCCCGCACCGAGCACGATCGCATTGCGGCGCTGTTCGAACAGGCGCGGGCCTCCCGGACGGAATTCGACCGCGCCGGCACCGACCTGCGCCGAGCCGCAGCCGAGAGTGAGCGCGCCGCACAGATGAAAATCGAGTTGGAAACCATGCTTTCCTATGCGACCCTCCGCAGCCCGCTGAACGGCGTCGTGGTCGACCGGTTGGCCGAGGTCGGCGATACGGCCGTTCCGGGTCAGCCCTTGTTGCGGGTTTACGATCCGACACACATGCAGCTCATCGCGCGCGTCCGGGAGTCACTCACCCGGCACATGCGTGTGGGAGAGGACATTGAGGTTGCCATCGATGCGCTTGACTTGGTGTGCTCCGGCCAGATCAGCGAAATTGTCCCCGCCGCCGAGGGTGCCAGCCGCACGTTCGCGGTGAAGGTGACCGGGCCGTGCCCGCCGGGGGCGTACGCGGGGATGTTCGGCCGGCTGATCATCCCGCTCGGGGAGGAGCAAACCCTGGTCATTCCGACGGAGGCGGTTCAGCGTGTCGGGCAACTCACCCTGGTGGATGTCGTGCGCGCCAGTGGTGCCGCGAACCCGATGGCACTGGAGCGTCGCAGCGTGCGGCTGGGACGCCAATTCGACGATGGCACGGTCGAGGTGCTGGCGGGGTTGAGCGCGGGTGAACGGATCGCGCTGGGCACGGCGACACACGCGCCCGATCCGGTCGGCGACGCCGAAACAGGAGCGGCCTCATGA
- a CDS encoding NAD-binding protein, which yields MKYLPSQLMYFLRNRRGQRNFGALLRFLAVICLLICSYSVFFHYLMKWEQQEHSWVTGFYWTLTVMTTLGFGDITFESDLGRLFSIVVLLSGVVFLLCLLPFTFIQFFYAPWIEAHEASRTPREAPATLRGHVILTNYDPLAAALISKLKQQQQPYVLLIPDQAEALRLHDAGLNVVFGDLDRPESYTAVRVAQAALVATTAVDTVNANVIATVREVSDRVPVIATVNNAASVDILTLAGGSHVLHLPEMLGASLARRVLGGDAMTHVIGHFDSLLIAEANATRTPLVGRTLRENRLSELGVNVIGVWERGRFEVAGPDTRISDHTVLLLAGTQAQLESYDEHFCIYNVSAAPAVILGGGRIGRATARALEQRGVDYRIVEKVSGRVADESKLVLGDAAEIEVLKAAGIMKAPTVLITTNDDNTNIYLTLYCRRLRPDIQIVSRATLERNLPTLHRAGADFVMSHTSMGANAILNLAQRSSVLMLAEGLDVFKIPVPPTLVGRTLAQTSIRRDTGCTVIAIRDHGVTHINPPPTAMLPAGAELVLIGTVAAEAEFFESYAGPR from the coding sequence ATGAAGTACCTCCCATCACAACTGATGTACTTCCTGCGGAATCGCCGCGGCCAGCGGAACTTCGGCGCCCTGCTGCGTTTCCTCGCCGTGATCTGCTTGTTGATCTGCAGTTACAGCGTCTTTTTCCACTACCTCATGAAGTGGGAGCAGCAGGAGCACTCGTGGGTGACCGGTTTCTACTGGACTCTCACGGTCATGACGACCCTGGGTTTCGGCGACATTACCTTTGAAAGTGACCTCGGGCGGCTCTTCTCGATCGTCGTACTGTTGTCCGGCGTTGTTTTCCTGCTGTGTCTGCTGCCCTTTACCTTCATCCAGTTTTTCTATGCTCCGTGGATCGAGGCCCACGAGGCCTCGCGTACGCCGCGCGAAGCCCCCGCCACGCTCCGCGGACACGTCATCCTGACGAACTACGACCCCCTGGCGGCCGCGCTGATCAGCAAGCTCAAGCAGCAGCAGCAGCCCTACGTCCTGCTGATCCCCGATCAGGCCGAGGCCCTGCGGCTGCATGATGCGGGTTTGAATGTGGTCTTCGGTGACCTCGACCGACCGGAATCGTACACCGCGGTCCGTGTGGCCCAGGCCGCGCTGGTGGCAACGACGGCAGTCGACACCGTCAATGCCAACGTCATCGCCACTGTCCGGGAAGTGAGCGACCGGGTGCCGGTCATCGCGACGGTCAACAATGCGGCCTCGGTGGACATCCTGACGCTCGCCGGTGGCTCGCACGTCCTGCACCTGCCGGAGATGCTGGGTGCCTCACTCGCCCGGCGCGTGCTCGGCGGTGATGCGATGACGCACGTCATTGGACACTTCGACAGTCTGCTGATCGCTGAGGCCAACGCCACCCGCACCCCGCTCGTCGGCAGGACGTTGCGCGAGAACCGGCTCTCCGAACTGGGTGTGAATGTCATCGGGGTATGGGAGCGCGGACGCTTCGAAGTGGCCGGTCCTGACACGCGCATCAGTGACCACACCGTACTGCTGCTCGCCGGGACCCAGGCGCAGTTGGAGAGCTATGATGAGCACTTCTGCATTTACAACGTCTCCGCCGCCCCGGCCGTGATCCTGGGGGGCGGGCGCATCGGACGGGCCACGGCTCGCGCTCTGGAACAGCGCGGCGTCGATTACCGCATCGTGGAGAAGGTGTCTGGGCGCGTCGCCGATGAGAGCAAGCTGGTGCTGGGTGATGCCGCTGAGATTGAGGTGCTCAAAGCGGCCGGCATCATGAAGGCGCCCACGGTTCTCATTACGACCAACGACGACAACACGAATATCTATCTGACGCTGTATTGCCGCCGTCTGCGGCCGGACATCCAGATTGTGAGCCGTGCCACGCTGGAGCGCAACCTGCCGACGCTGCACCGAGCCGGGGCCGACTTCGTGATGTCACACACGTCGATGGGCGCCAATGCGATCCTGAATCTCGCGCAGCGCAGTTCCGTGCTAATGCTCGCAGAGGGCCTGGACGTCTTCAAGATCCCGGTGCCCCCGACTCTGGTGGGACGCACGCTCGCCCAGACCTCCATCCGCCGAGACACGGGCTGCACCGTCATCGCGATACGTGATCATGGTGTGACGCACATCAATCCACCACCGACCGCAATGCTGCCTGCCGGGGCTGAACTCGTGCTGATCGGCACCGTAGCGGCAGAGGCGGAGTTCTTCGAGTCCTATGCCGGGCCGCGCTGA
- a CDS encoding efflux RND transporter permease subunit has product MNAVVRTFLYSNLSLVLVLLAAALGIAALLVTPREEDPQIIVPLADVYVNFPGHSAEEVERLVSTPLEKLLYQIDGVEYVYSMSQRDQAIITVRFYVGEDRERSLVKLYKRIDEHLELVPPGVTGWVVKPVEIDDVPIVTLTLTSAQADEHALRRVGEELVERLAAVPNTSRAYLIGGQPRQVHVWLDPDRMEAYGVGPHDLERAIDGANVLRTVGRFARGDEVVTVAAGPTFTDVTALRDVVVRVVGESPVFLKDVAEVRDEPGEVTQFVRHGWGPAHDYPAHHGFPGQRCGPPAVVPTTTGQALPAVTLAIAKKRGTNAVWVANAVLAEAERLRAEIVPDDMELVVTRNAGLTANEKVNELVEALAVAVFIVIALLTLALGWREALIVAVAVPVVFGLTLTVNYLCGYSINRVTLFALILSLGLLVDDPIVDVENIVRHFKMRLAATREIVVEAIAEIRPPLITATFAVIASFLPLFFITGMMGPYMGPMALNVPIAMLMSLLVAFTITPWMTYHVLRRRYAGQGVVPAGAGVDPDEAQAAAVRASKLYRSFAGLMRPLLRSRRAAWGFLGIMGALLVGTGLLAAVRAVPLKMLPFDNKNELLLVLDFDEGTTLERADACVRAMEALLATRTEVVNYISYVGTASPIDFNGLVRHYYLRQGPHVAEIRLNLVEKRSRSLQSHALGLALRDELEALATEHRALVSIVESPPGPPVIKTLVAEVRGQPHHGYDQLASTAEVIAARLRREPAVVEVDTSLETQPRRLTFVVDREKAALHGTTVRQIADTFAITLGGRTVGTIRDPAERQPLPIRLRLPEPLRSGAFELARLTVPGADGALTALSELGRWEEDTVERTIYHKNLQRVVYVFAEIAGRPPAEVVLDISADRRELAATGDSTPVEHVGNGWVSGAAPAPLATRTYFNNGGGVAWAIPPTFDLTFAGEGEWQITLDVFRDLGLAFAAALVAIYILLVAQLRSFGLPLVVMLAIPLTIIGIMPGFWLLNLLTAQNVGGYADPVFFTATGMIGMIALAGIVTRQAVIIIDFIHLSLQRGRGLVDAILESCTVRLRPILLTVATAMLSAAPIVIDPIFSGLAWALIFGLFASTVFTLFVIPVAYWLIYANRPGHGAAPVAAEPIGTGM; this is encoded by the coding sequence ATGAACGCGGTTGTCCGTACTTTCCTCTATTCCAACCTGTCGCTGGTGCTGGTACTGCTGGCGGCGGCGCTGGGGATCGCAGCCCTGCTGGTCACCCCGCGGGAAGAAGACCCGCAAATCATCGTGCCGCTCGCCGACGTGTATGTGAATTTCCCGGGACATTCGGCCGAGGAAGTCGAGCGGCTGGTGAGCACACCCCTGGAGAAGCTGCTCTACCAGATCGACGGGGTGGAGTATGTCTACTCCATGTCGCAACGCGACCAGGCGATCATCACGGTGCGATTCTATGTGGGTGAGGACCGTGAGCGCAGTCTGGTGAAGCTGTATAAACGCATCGACGAGCATCTCGAACTGGTGCCGCCCGGCGTCACCGGCTGGGTGGTGAAGCCGGTCGAGATTGATGACGTACCCATCGTCACCCTCACGCTGACCAGCGCGCAGGCCGATGAACACGCGCTACGCCGTGTCGGTGAGGAACTGGTCGAGCGGCTGGCCGCCGTGCCGAATACGTCGCGCGCGTACCTCATCGGCGGGCAACCACGGCAGGTGCACGTCTGGCTGGATCCTGACCGGATGGAGGCCTACGGCGTAGGCCCTCACGATCTGGAGCGCGCGATCGACGGGGCGAATGTGCTCCGGACGGTGGGGCGTTTCGCGCGGGGCGATGAGGTCGTCACGGTGGCGGCGGGCCCGACCTTCACGGACGTGACTGCGTTGCGGGACGTCGTCGTGCGTGTGGTCGGCGAGAGCCCGGTCTTTTTGAAGGATGTCGCCGAGGTGCGGGACGAGCCCGGCGAAGTGACGCAGTTCGTGCGACACGGTTGGGGCCCCGCACACGACTATCCGGCGCACCACGGGTTCCCGGGGCAGCGGTGCGGGCCGCCGGCCGTGGTACCGACGACGACGGGACAGGCGCTGCCGGCTGTCACGCTTGCCATCGCGAAGAAACGGGGCACGAACGCGGTCTGGGTGGCCAACGCGGTACTGGCGGAGGCGGAGCGCCTGCGGGCGGAGATCGTGCCGGATGACATGGAACTGGTGGTCACGCGCAACGCCGGCCTGACCGCGAACGAGAAAGTCAATGAGCTGGTTGAGGCGTTGGCGGTGGCCGTGTTTATCGTGATTGCGCTGCTGACGCTAGCGCTGGGCTGGCGCGAGGCGCTGATCGTGGCCGTCGCAGTGCCGGTCGTCTTCGGCCTGACGCTGACCGTGAATTACCTGTGCGGATACTCGATCAATCGCGTGACCCTCTTCGCACTCATCCTCTCGCTGGGCCTGCTGGTCGACGACCCGATCGTCGACGTCGAGAACATCGTGCGGCATTTCAAGATGCGCCTCGCGGCCACGCGCGAGATTGTCGTTGAAGCCATCGCCGAAATCCGCCCGCCGCTGATCACCGCCACCTTCGCGGTGATTGCCTCCTTCCTGCCGCTGTTCTTCATCACGGGCATGATGGGGCCGTACATGGGACCGATGGCGTTGAACGTGCCGATCGCCATGCTCATGTCCCTGCTGGTCGCCTTTACGATCACGCCGTGGATGACCTACCACGTGCTGCGACGGCGCTACGCCGGACAGGGCGTGGTACCCGCAGGAGCCGGGGTTGATCCCGACGAAGCCCAGGCGGCCGCAGTTCGGGCGAGCAAGCTGTACCGCTCGTTCGCCGGCCTGATGCGCCCGCTGCTGCGGTCGCGACGGGCTGCGTGGGGCTTCCTTGGCATCATGGGTGCCCTGCTCGTCGGTACCGGTCTACTGGCGGCTGTGCGCGCCGTGCCGCTGAAGATGCTGCCCTTCGACAACAAGAATGAGCTGTTGCTGGTGCTCGACTTCGACGAGGGCACGACGCTTGAGCGTGCCGACGCCTGTGTGCGCGCCATGGAGGCGCTGCTGGCGACACGCACCGAAGTCGTGAACTACATCTCGTATGTCGGCACGGCCTCGCCGATCGACTTCAACGGACTCGTCCGACACTACTATCTGCGGCAAGGGCCGCACGTGGCGGAGATCCGTCTGAACCTCGTCGAGAAGCGCAGCCGCTCGCTCCAGAGTCATGCCTTGGGCCTGGCCCTGCGGGATGAGCTCGAGGCCCTTGCGACCGAGCATCGGGCGCTCGTAAGCATCGTCGAATCCCCGCCCGGTCCACCGGTCATCAAAACGCTGGTCGCGGAAGTGCGCGGCCAGCCACACCACGGCTATGACCAGTTGGCGTCGACCGCGGAAGTCATCGCCGCTCGGCTGCGGCGTGAGCCCGCGGTCGTCGAGGTCGACACCAGTCTCGAAACGCAGCCGCGGCGCCTGACCTTTGTCGTCGACCGCGAAAAGGCCGCCTTGCATGGGACCACCGTACGCCAGATTGCGGACACGTTTGCGATCACGCTCGGCGGGCGGACCGTCGGCACGATCCGCGACCCGGCTGAGCGGCAGCCCCTGCCAATCCGCCTGCGCCTGCCCGAGCCGCTGCGCTCGGGGGCCTTCGAGTTGGCGCGCCTGACGGTACCGGGCGCCGACGGGGCCCTGACCGCGCTCAGTGAACTCGGTCGCTGGGAGGAAGACACGGTCGAGCGGACGATCTACCACAAGAACCTCCAACGGGTGGTCTACGTCTTCGCAGAAATTGCGGGTCGCCCCCCGGCGGAAGTCGTGCTGGACATCAGCGCGGATCGGCGGGAACTGGCCGCGACCGGCGACAGCACTCCGGTGGAGCACGTCGGCAACGGTTGGGTATCTGGCGCGGCGCCCGCCCCCCTCGCAACACGCACGTACTTCAACAATGGTGGCGGCGTAGCGTGGGCCATCCCGCCCACCTTCGACTTGACGTTCGCCGGCGAGGGCGAGTGGCAGATCACGCTCGACGTGTTCCGCGATCTCGGCCTGGCCTTCGCCGCGGCGCTGGTGGCGATCTATATCCTGCTCGTGGCGCAACTCCGCTCGTTCGGCCTGCCGCTAGTCGTGATGCTCGCGATTCCACTCACGATCATCGGCATCATGCCGGGGTTCTGGTTGTTGAACCTGCTCACCGCACAGAACGTGGGCGGCTACGCCGACCCGGTGTTCTTCACGGCCACCGGCATGATCGGCATGATCGCTCTGGCCGGCATCGTCACGCGCCAGGCGGTCATCATCATCGACTTCATCCATCTCTCGTTGCAGCGCGGCCGGGGCCTGGTGGATGCGATCCTCGAAAGCTGCACGGTCCGACTCCGGCCGATCCTCTTGACGGTAGCGACGGCGATGCTGTCCGCCGCCCCGATCGTCATCGACCCGATCTTTTCCGGACTGGCGTGGGCGCTGATCTTCGGGCTGTTCGCATCGACCGTCTTCACCCTGTTCGTGATCCCCGTCGCCTACTGGCTGATCTATGCCAACCGCCCCGGCCACGGCGCCGCACCGGTCGCGGCAGAGCCCATTGGCACGGGAATGTAG